A single Antechinus flavipes isolate AdamAnt ecotype Samford, QLD, Australia chromosome 5, AdamAnt_v2, whole genome shotgun sequence DNA region contains:
- the SMARCC2 gene encoding LOW QUALITY PROTEIN: SWI/SNF complex subunit SMARCC2 (The sequence of the model RefSeq protein was modified relative to this genomic sequence to represent the inferred CDS: inserted 1 base in 1 codon), translated as MAVRKKDGGPNVKYYEAADTVTQFDNVRLWLGKNYKKYIQAEPPTNKSLSSLVVQLLQFQEEVFGKHVSNAPLTKLPIKCFLDFKAGGSLCHILAAAYKFKSDQGWRRYDFQNPSRMDRNVEMFMTIEKSLVQNNCLARPNIFLHPEIDLKLLGKLKDIIKRHQGTVTEDKNNASHIVCPVPGNLEEEEWVRPVMKRDKQVLLHWGYYPDSYDTWIPASEIEASVEDAPTPEKPRKVHAKWILDTDTFNEWMNEEDYEVNDDKNPVSRRKKISAKTLTDEVNSPDSDRRDKKGSNYKKRKRSPSPSPTPEAKKKNAKKGPSTPYTKSKRGHREEEQEDLTKDMDEPSPVPNVEEVTLPKTVNTKKDSESAPVKGGTMTDLDEQEDESMETTGKDEDESSTGNKGEQAKNPDLHEDNVTEQTHHIIIPSYAAWFDYNSVHAIERRALPEFFNGKNKSKTPEIYLAYRNFMIDTYRLNPQEYLTSTACRRNLAGDVCAIMRVHAFLEQWGLINYQVDAESRPTPMGPPPTSHFHVLADTPSGLVPLQPKTPQGRQVDADNKAGRKGKELDDLVPETAKGKPELQTSASQQMLNFPDKGKEKPTDMQNFGLRTDMYTKKNVPSKSKAAASATREWTEQETLLLLEALEMYKDDWNKVSEHVGSRTQDECILHFLRLPIEDPYLEDSEASLGPLAYQPIPFSQSGNPVMSTVAFLASVVDPRVASAAAKSALEEFSKMKEEVPTALVEAHVRKVEEAAKMTGKADPSFGLESSGIAGTTSDEPDRIEESGTDETRAEGQVAEEKKEPKEPREGGATTEEEVKDKPSEAPKKEEEKGKEGDLEKESEKSDGDPMADQEKEKEPKEGQEEVLKDVVEAEGERKTKVERDIGEGNLSTAAAAALAAAAVKAKHLAAVEERKIKSLVALLVETQMKKLEIKLRHFEELETIMDREREALEYQRQQLLADRQAFHMEQLKYAEMRARQQHFQQMHQQQQQPPPXLAPGSQPVPPTGASVPPPAHSLAVAPPSVASTPAGTGAPPGSLAPTEQMGQTGSASGSQQLQPTGAPQPGTVPPGAPPTGPHGPSPFPSQQTPPSMIPGAVPGSGHPSVAGNAPLGLPFSMPPPPIPPPPSSIIPFSSLADSININLPPPPNLHGHHHHLPFAPGTLPPPNLPVSMASPLHPNLPATTTTMPSSLPLGPGLGSAAAQSPAIVAAVQGNFMPSASLLPDPGTPIPPDPTAPSPGTVTPVPPSQ; from the exons ATGGCGGTGCGGAAGAAGGATGGCGGCCCCAACGTGAAGTACTACGAGGCCGCAGACACCGTGACCCAGTTTGATAACGTGCGGCTGTGGCTTGGCAAGAACTACAAGAAG TACATCCAAGCTGAACCACCCACCAACAAGTCCTTGTCTAGCCTAGTGGTACAATTGCTACAATTCCAGGAGGAGGTATTTGGCAAACATGTGAGCAACGCGCCACTTACCAAGCTTCCG ATCAAATGTTTCCTAGATTTCAAAGCAGGAGGTTCCCTATGTCATATTCTTGCAGCTGCTTACAAGTTCAAGAGCGACCAGGGATG GCGGCGTTACGATTTCCAGAATCCATCCCGCATGGACCGCAATGTGGAAATGTTCATGACTATTGAGAAGTCCCTTGTGCAG AATAACTGTTTGGCTCGACCCAATATTTTCCTACACCCAGAGATTGACCTTAAGCTGCTAGGGAAATTGAAGGACATTATCAAAAGGCATCAG GGAACAGTCACTGAAGATAAGAATAATGCCTCCCATATAGTATGCCCTGTTCCTGGGAACCTGGAGGAAG AGGAATGGGTACGGCCAGTCATGAAGAGAGACAAACAAGTTCTATTGCACTGGGGCTACTATCCTGACAG TTATGACACTTGGATTCCAGCAAGTGAAATTGAAGCTTCTGTGGAAGATGCACCCACACCTGAGAAACCAAGAAAG GTTCATGCAAAATGGATTCTGGACACGGATACTTtcaatgaatggatgaatgaagaaGATTATGAAGTGAATGATGACAAAAACCCTGTGTCTCGCCGTAAAAAGATCTCAGCTAAGACACTGACAGATGAA GTGAATAGCCCAGATTCAGACAGACGGGACAAGAAGGGCAGTAACTACAAGAAAAGAAAACGCTCTCCATCCCCTTCTCCAACCcctgaagcaaaaaagaaaaatgcaaagaaggG CCCTTCAACACCTTATACTAAGTCAAAGCGTGGGCATCGAGAAGAAGAACAAGAGGATTTGACCAAGGATATGGATGAGCCCTCACCTGTCCCCAATGTGGAAGAAGTAACACTGCCCAAGACAG TCAATACCAAGAAGGACTCTGAATCGGCACCAGTGAAAGGAGGCACCATGACTGATCTTG ATGAACAGGAAGATGAGAGCATGGAGACCACAGGCAag GATGAGGATGAGAGCAGCACTGGCAACAAGGGTGAACAGGCAAAGAATCCTGATCTTCATGAAGACAATGTGACTGAACAGACTCACCACATCATCATCCCTAGCTATGCGGCCTGGTTTGACTATAATAG CGTGCATGCTATTGAGAGGAGGGCTCTGCCAGAATTCttcaatggaaagaataaatCCAAGACTCCAGAGAT CTACCTGGCCTATCGAAACTTCATGATTGACACCTACCGACTGAACCCTCAAGAGTACCTCACCTCCACTGCCTGCCGCCGGAACCTGGCAGGTGATGTCTGTGCCATCATGAG AGTCCATGCCTTCCTGGAACAGTGGGGTCTAATCAACTACCAGGTGGATGCAGAAAGCAGACCAACTCCCATGGGGCCCCCACCTACTTCTCACTTCCATGTCCTAGCTGACACACCCTCAGGGCTAGTACCACTGCAGCCCAAGACACCCCAG GGCCGCCAAGTTGATGCTGACAACAAGGCTGGGCGAAAAGGCAAAGAGCTAGATGACCTGGTACCGGAGACGGCTAAGGGGAAGCCAGAGCTG CAGACCTCAGCTTCCCAGCAGATGCTGAACTTTCCTGACAAAGGCAAAGAGAAACCCACAGACATGCAGAATTTTGGACTGCGGACAGATATGTACACCAAAAAGAATGTACCCTCCAAG AGCAAAGCTGCAGCCAGTGCAACTCGTGAGTGGACGGAGCAAGAGACACTGCTTCTTCTTGAG GCACTAGAGATGTACAAAGACGACTGGAACAAGGTGTCAGAGCATGTAGGGAGTCGTACACAGGATGAATGCATACTACACTTCCTCCGTTTGCCCATTGAGGACCCATACCTGGAGGATTCGGAGGCCTCCCTTGGGCCCCTTGCCTACCAGCCCATCCCCTTCAGCCAGTCTGGTAACCCCGTCATGAGCACTGTTGCCTTCCTGGCTTCAGTGGTTGATCCTCGAGTGGCTTCTGCTGCCGCCAAGTCTGCTTTAG AAGAGTTCTCCAAGATGAAAGAAGAGGTTCCCACAGCCCTGGTGGAGGCCCATGTTCGCAAGGTTGAAGAAGCAGCCAAGATGACAGGCAAGGCAGACCCATCCTTTGGTTTGGAGAGTAGCGGCATTGCAGGAACCACCTCTGATGAACCAGATCGGATTG AAGAAAGTGGGACTGATGAGACTCGGGCAGAAGGCCAGGttgcagaggagaaaaaagagccTAAG GAACCTCGGGAAGGAGGTGCTAccacagaggaagaagtaaaggaTAAACCAAGTGAAGCAcccaaaaaggaagaagagaaggggaaggaaggtgaccttgaaaaagaatcagagaagagTGATGGGGACCCCATGG CTGaccaggagaaagagaaggagccAAAAGAAGGTCAAGAGGAGGTGCTAAAAGATGTAGTTGAGGCTGAGGGTGAGAGGAAAACCAAGGTGGAGCGGGACATTGGTGAAGGCAACCTCTCCACTGCAGCCGCTGCTGCCTTGGCAGCGGCTGCTGTAAAAGCCAAG CACTTGGCTGCAGTTGAGGAGAGAAAGATCAAGTCGCTGGTGGCCCTGCTAGTGGAAACCCAGATGAAAAAGCTGGAAATCAAACTTCGGCACTTTGAAGAGCTGGAGACTATCATGGACCGGGAGCGAGAGGCT CTGGAGTACCAGAGGCAGCAGCTCCTGGCTGACAGACAAGCCTTCCATATGGAACAGCTGAAATATGCAGAGATGAGGGCACGGCAGCAGCATTTCCAGCAAATGCACCAACAACAACAGCAGCCTCCCC AACTTGCCCCCGGCTCCCAGCCAGTACCACCCACAGGAGCTTCTGTGCCACCCCCTGCCCATAGCTTAGCTGTGGCTCCACCCTCTGTGGCCTCTACCCCTGCTGGTACTGGGGCTCCTCCTGGCAGCTTGGCTCCCACTGAACAGATGGGACAGACAGGATCAGCCTCAGGGTCACAACAGCTACAGCCAACCGGAGCTCCCCAGCCTGGTACAGTCCCACCTGGAGCACCTCCTACTGGACCCCACG GCCCCTCACCGTTCCCCAGCCAACAAACTCCTCCCTCAATGATACCAGGGGCAGTGCCAGGCAGTGGGCACCCAAGTGTGGCCGGTAATGCTCCTTTGGGTTTGCCTTTCAGCATGCCACCTcctcctattcctcctcctccgTCATCCATCATCCCATTTAGTAGCCTAGCTGATTCCATCAATATtaacctccctcctcctcctaaCCTGCATGGGCATCACCATCATCTCCCGTTTGCCCCGGGAACCCTCCCCCCACCTAACCTGCCTGTGTCCATGGCGAGCCCTCTACATCCTAACCTGCCGGCGACCACCACCACCATGCCATCCTCCTTGCCTCTCGGGCCAGGGCTGGGATCCGCTGCTGCCCAGAGCCCTGCTATTGTGGCAGCTGTTCAGGGCAACTTCATGCCCAGTGCCAGCCTGCTGCCAG ACCCTGGCACCCCAATCCCCCCAGACCCCACAGCCCCCAGCCCAGGTACAGTCACCCCAGTGCCACCTTCGCAGTGA